One Archangium lipolyticum genomic region harbors:
- a CDS encoding alpha/beta fold hydrolase — translation MGGTLAVLLAECLLRDGHPDWDAWIRQVPSPWYREDLRQADPLAFHRSAVSLVHHGVNMLARVISLPLERKGYILGAHSDADTHETARRVAASKIPVVTVKDSGHAFSEDDPEGFGRAILQLI, via the coding sequence ATGGGCGGCACGCTGGCCGTGCTGCTCGCCGAGTGTCTTCTACGTGACGGCCACCCGGACTGGGACGCGTGGATCCGCCAGGTGCCCTCCCCCTGGTACCGGGAAGACCTCCGGCAGGCGGATCCCCTCGCGTTCCACCGGAGCGCCGTGTCCCTCGTGCACCACGGGGTGAACATGCTGGCACGCGTCATTTCCCTGCCGCTCGAGAGAAAGGGATATATCCTTGGTGCACACAGCGACGCGGACACCCACGAAACAGCTCGCCGTGTGGCCGCCTCGAAAATTCCCGTCGTCACTGTGAAGGACTCCGGACACGCCTTCAGCGAGGACGATCCCGAGGGCTTCGGCCGCGCCATCCTCCAGCTCATCTAG
- the metF gene encoding methylenetetrahydrofolate reductase [NAD(P)H] — protein sequence MKIRNRLNPSNPCFSFEFFPPKTDEGTANLLRTLEDLTPLEPGFVSVTYGAGGSTRDKTVELVTRIKRETGIEAMAHLTCVGHTRDELREVLRRLADAKLENVLALRGDPPQGQKTFEPVPGGFRNATELVRFIREEDFNFCLGGACYPEGHVETVSRDEDLRNLKAKVDAGLDFVITQLFFDNAFYFDFVERARRIGINVPIVPGIMPITNYEQVQRFTRMCGATVPMRLTLQLERVKDQPEALVQLGVAHATVQCMELLSRGVPGIHFYTLNKSPATRMIVSALRARS from the coding sequence ATGAAGATTCGTAATCGTTTGAATCCGTCCAATCCGTGCTTCTCCTTCGAGTTCTTCCCGCCCAAGACCGACGAGGGCACCGCCAACCTCTTGAGGACGCTGGAGGATCTGACCCCGCTGGAGCCGGGGTTCGTGTCCGTCACCTATGGGGCGGGCGGCAGCACGCGGGACAAGACGGTGGAGCTCGTCACCCGCATCAAGCGGGAGACGGGCATCGAGGCCATGGCGCACCTCACCTGCGTGGGGCACACGCGCGACGAGCTGCGCGAGGTGCTGCGCCGGCTGGCGGACGCGAAGCTCGAGAACGTGCTGGCCCTGCGGGGGGATCCGCCCCAGGGGCAGAAGACGTTCGAGCCCGTGCCGGGCGGCTTCCGCAACGCCACCGAGCTGGTGCGATTCATCCGGGAAGAAGATTTCAACTTCTGCCTGGGCGGGGCGTGCTATCCGGAGGGCCACGTGGAGACCGTCTCGCGAGACGAGGATCTGCGGAACCTGAAGGCGAAGGTGGACGCGGGCCTGGACTTCGTCATCACCCAGCTCTTCTTCGACAACGCCTTCTACTTCGACTTCGTGGAGCGGGCGCGCCGCATCGGCATCAACGTCCCCATCGTCCCGGGAATCATGCCCATCACCAACTACGAGCAGGTGCAGCGCTTCACGCGCATGTGCGGGGCCACGGTGCCCATGAGGCTGACGCTCCAGCTGGAGCGCGTGAAGGATCAACCGGAGGCGCTGGTGCAGCTGGGCGTGGCGCACGCCACGGTGCAGTGCATGGAGCTGCTGTCGCGCGGCGTGCCGGGCATCCACTTCTATACGCTCAACAAGTCTCCGGCGACGCGGATGATCGTGAGCGCGCTGAGGGCCCGCTCATGA
- the gcvT gene encoding glycine cleavage system aminomethyltransferase GcvT: MVARRTPLNEAHRRLGARMVDFVGWDMPVQYSSVIGEHEAVRTAVGLFDVSHMGEIEFSGPGALETANKLITNDLSKAADGQALYAGLLNDQGGFVDDVVAYRFSPERILIVVNASNKDKDFAWMQARAQGVKPVDRSDDFAQIAVQGPKAVGLVQRLTQADLSKIGTYRFTEGQVAGVQCIISRTGYTGEDGFELYCAPGEAEKLWEALLKEGQQDGVKPCGLGARDSLRTEMKFSLYGNDIDDNHTPLEAGLGWICKLDKQGGFIGQDVLVKQKAEGVKRKLVGFELTGSGIPRHGYPILKDGQRVGEVTSGTMGPMVKKPIGIGYVPTGLAAEGSTFDVEIRGRPVPAVVVKTPFWKKS; this comes from the coding sequence ATGGTTGCCCGGCGTACGCCGCTCAACGAGGCCCACCGCAGGTTGGGCGCCCGGATGGTGGATTTCGTGGGTTGGGACATGCCGGTGCAGTACAGCTCCGTCATCGGCGAGCACGAGGCCGTGCGCACCGCCGTCGGCCTCTTCGACGTGTCCCACATGGGAGAGATCGAGTTCTCCGGTCCCGGGGCCCTCGAGACGGCCAACAAGCTGATCACCAATGATCTCTCCAAGGCCGCGGACGGCCAGGCCCTCTACGCCGGCCTGCTCAATGACCAGGGCGGCTTCGTGGATGACGTGGTGGCCTACCGCTTCTCGCCCGAGCGGATCCTCATCGTCGTCAACGCCTCCAACAAGGACAAGGACTTCGCCTGGATGCAGGCGCGCGCCCAGGGCGTGAAGCCGGTGGATCGCAGCGACGACTTCGCGCAGATCGCCGTGCAGGGTCCCAAGGCCGTCGGCCTGGTGCAGCGGCTCACCCAGGCGGACCTCTCGAAGATCGGCACCTACCGCTTCACCGAGGGCCAGGTCGCTGGCGTGCAGTGCATCATCTCCCGCACCGGCTACACCGGCGAGGACGGCTTCGAGCTGTACTGCGCGCCCGGTGAGGCGGAGAAGCTCTGGGAGGCGCTCCTGAAGGAGGGCCAGCAGGACGGCGTGAAGCCCTGTGGCCTGGGCGCCCGAGACAGCCTCCGCACGGAGATGAAGTTCTCCCTGTACGGCAACGACATCGACGACAACCACACGCCCCTGGAAGCGGGGCTGGGGTGGATCTGCAAGCTCGACAAGCAGGGCGGTTTCATCGGCCAGGACGTGCTGGTGAAGCAGAAGGCCGAGGGCGTGAAGCGCAAGCTGGTGGGCTTCGAGCTGACCGGCTCCGGCATCCCCCGTCACGGCTACCCCATCCTCAAGGACGGGCAGCGGGTGGGCGAGGTGACGAGCGGCACCATGGGCCCCATGGTGAAGAAGCCCATCGGTATCGGCTACGTGCCCACCGGGCTGGCCGCCGAGGGCTCGACCTTCGATGTGGAGATCCGCGGCCGCCCGGTGCCCGCCGTCGTGGTGAAGACCCCTTTCTGGAAGAAGTCCTGA
- the gcvH gene encoding glycine cleavage system protein GcvH, with protein sequence MAGNIPQNLKYTKEHEWARIEGNRVVVGVTSHAQEALGDVVYVELPKVGASLTAGKQFGVIESTKAVSDLFSPLTGKVVKVNDALTDSPQTINSDPYGAGWIVEVEPSDTKELAGLMDASAYENLLKNS encoded by the coding sequence ATGGCCGGCAACATTCCGCAGAATCTCAAGTACACGAAGGAGCACGAGTGGGCCCGCATCGAGGGCAACCGGGTGGTGGTGGGCGTCACCTCCCACGCCCAGGAGGCGCTGGGTGACGTGGTCTACGTGGAGCTGCCCAAGGTGGGCGCCTCCCTCACCGCCGGCAAGCAGTTCGGCGTCATCGAGTCCACCAAGGCCGTGTCGGATCTCTTCTCCCCGCTCACCGGCAAGGTGGTGAAGGTGAACGATGCCCTGACGGACAGCCCCCAGACGATCAACTCGGACCCCTACGGGGCGGGGTGGATCGTCGAGGTCGAGCCCTCGGACACCAAGGAGCTGGCCGGCCTCATGGACGCCAGCGCGTACGAGAACCTGCTGAAGAACTCCTGA
- the gcvP gene encoding aminomethyl-transferring glycine dehydrogenase, translating into MSLNWKYQESFADRHIGPDEKELQGMLKAVGVGSLEELIDQTVPAAIRSKEPLKMAAPQSEHDALAVLESIAAKNQLFRSFIGMGYYDTQTPNVILRNILQNPGWYTQYTPYQAEIAQGRLEALLNYQTMVMELTGMEVANASLLDEGTAAAEAMALALHTQGEGTGGAFFVSETCHPQTLDVVRTRAQPLGVEVVVGDHRTVDLSAKKYFGGLVQYPATDGVVHDYRAFGEKLHAAGALFIVATDLLALTMLTPPGEFGADVAVGSAQRFGVPMGYGGPHAAFFATKNSFTRVMPGRIIGVSTDAQGRPALRMALQTREQHIRREKATSNICTAQVLLAIMAGMYAVYHGPKGLKSIAERVHGLTVLLARGLTKLGYGANYENVFDTLRVEAAPPHIRAILSAAEAKGMNFRRIDERAVGLSLDEATRPADVEAILSVFAGGKPLGFTLEELGAELRSTLPEGLRRTTPFLTHPVFNSYHSETEMLRYIRRLESRDLSLTHSMIPLGSCTMKLNATAEMIPVTWPQFGKLHPFAPSSQAAGYRVLFEQLEQMLATVTGFAGVSLQPNAGSQGELAGLLVIRAYQQHRGQGHRDVCLIPSSAHGTNPASAVMAGYKVVVVKCDESGNIDVADLRVRAEEHKDNLACLMVTYPSTHGVFEEEIKEICSIIHERGGQVYMDGANLNAQVGLTKPAEIGADVCHINLHKTFCIPHGGGGPGMGPICVASHLTRFLPAHPVISTGGKEGIGAISAAPWGSASILVISWMYIAMMGAEGLTKATKMAILNANYIAERLQPHYPVLYRGKRGRVAHECIVDLRHLKKTAGIEVEDVAKRLMDYGFHAPTVSFPVAGTLMIEPTESESKAELDRLCDALISIREEIREIEDGKAPKDNNVLKNAPHTARVITAPEWNRPYSREKAAFPAQWVVDHKFWPAVGRLNNVQGDRKLVCSCPPIEDYMSPEPSRAA; encoded by the coding sequence ATGTCCTTGAACTGGAAGTACCAGGAATCGTTCGCCGACCGGCACATCGGGCCGGATGAGAAGGAACTGCAGGGGATGCTGAAGGCCGTGGGCGTGGGCTCGCTGGAGGAGCTCATCGACCAGACGGTGCCCGCTGCCATCCGCTCGAAGGAGCCGCTGAAGATGGCGGCGCCCCAGTCGGAGCACGACGCGCTCGCGGTGTTGGAGTCCATCGCGGCGAAGAACCAGCTGTTCCGGTCCTTCATCGGGATGGGCTACTACGACACCCAGACCCCGAACGTCATCCTCCGCAACATCCTCCAGAACCCGGGCTGGTACACCCAGTACACGCCCTACCAGGCGGAGATCGCCCAGGGCCGTCTGGAGGCGCTGCTCAACTACCAGACGATGGTGATGGAGCTGACGGGGATGGAAGTGGCCAACGCCTCCCTGCTCGACGAGGGCACCGCCGCCGCCGAGGCCATGGCCCTGGCGCTGCACACCCAGGGCGAGGGCACCGGAGGCGCCTTCTTCGTCTCCGAGACGTGCCACCCGCAGACGCTCGACGTGGTGCGCACCCGCGCCCAGCCGCTGGGTGTTGAAGTCGTGGTGGGCGACCACCGCACGGTGGACCTGAGCGCGAAGAAGTACTTCGGCGGGCTGGTGCAGTACCCGGCCACCGACGGCGTGGTGCACGACTACCGGGCCTTCGGGGAGAAGCTGCACGCGGCCGGGGCGCTCTTCATCGTCGCCACGGATCTGCTGGCGCTCACGATGCTGACGCCTCCGGGTGAGTTCGGCGCGGACGTGGCGGTGGGCAGCGCCCAGCGCTTCGGCGTGCCCATGGGCTACGGCGGTCCGCACGCGGCCTTCTTCGCCACGAAGAACTCCTTCACCCGCGTGATGCCGGGCCGCATCATCGGCGTGTCCACGGACGCCCAGGGCCGTCCCGCCCTGCGCATGGCGCTGCAGACGCGCGAGCAGCACATCCGCCGCGAGAAGGCCACGAGCAACATCTGCACCGCGCAGGTGCTGCTGGCCATCATGGCCGGCATGTACGCCGTGTACCACGGGCCCAAGGGCCTGAAGTCCATCGCCGAGCGCGTGCACGGGCTGACCGTGCTGCTGGCGCGGGGCCTGACGAAGCTGGGCTACGGCGCCAACTACGAGAACGTCTTCGACACGCTGCGTGTCGAGGCCGCGCCGCCGCACATCCGCGCCATCCTGTCGGCCGCCGAGGCCAAGGGGATGAACTTCCGCCGCATCGACGAGCGCGCCGTGGGGCTGAGCCTCGACGAGGCCACCCGCCCGGCCGACGTGGAGGCCATCCTCTCCGTGTTCGCCGGTGGCAAGCCCCTGGGCTTCACCCTGGAGGAGCTGGGCGCGGAGCTGCGCAGCACCCTGCCCGAGGGCCTGCGGCGCACCACGCCGTTCCTCACGCACCCTGTCTTCAACAGCTACCACTCCGAGACGGAGATGCTGCGGTACATCCGCCGCCTCGAGTCGCGTGACTTGTCGCTCACGCACTCGATGATTCCGCTCGGCTCGTGCACGATGAAGCTCAACGCCACCGCGGAGATGATTCCGGTGACGTGGCCGCAGTTCGGCAAGCTGCATCCGTTCGCGCCCAGCTCGCAGGCGGCGGGCTACCGCGTCCTGTTCGAGCAGCTCGAGCAGATGCTGGCCACGGTGACCGGCTTCGCGGGCGTGTCCCTGCAGCCCAACGCGGGCAGCCAGGGCGAGCTGGCGGGCCTGCTCGTCATCCGCGCGTACCAGCAGCACCGGGGCCAGGGGCACCGGGACGTGTGCCTCATTCCGTCGTCGGCGCACGGCACCAACCCGGCCTCGGCGGTGATGGCGGGCTACAAGGTCGTGGTCGTCAAGTGCGACGAGAGCGGCAACATCGACGTGGCCGATCTGCGCGTCCGGGCCGAGGAGCACAAGGACAACCTGGCCTGCCTGATGGTGACCTACCCGTCCACCCACGGCGTGTTCGAGGAGGAGATCAAGGAGATCTGCTCCATCATCCACGAGCGCGGCGGCCAGGTGTACATGGACGGCGCGAACCTCAACGCGCAGGTGGGGCTGACGAAGCCGGCGGAGATTGGCGCGGACGTCTGCCACATCAACCTGCACAAGACGTTCTGCATCCCGCACGGCGGTGGCGGCCCGGGCATGGGTCCCATCTGCGTGGCGAGCCACCTGACGCGCTTCCTGCCGGCGCACCCGGTCATCTCCACGGGCGGCAAGGAGGGCATCGGGGCGATCTCCGCGGCGCCGTGGGGCAGCGCGAGCATCCTGGTCATCTCGTGGATGTACATCGCGATGATGGGGGCGGAGGGCCTGACGAAGGCCACGAAGATGGCGATCCTCAACGCCAACTACATCGCCGAGCGGCTGCAGCCGCACTACCCGGTGCTGTACCGGGGCAAGCGGGGCCGGGTGGCGCACGAGTGCATCGTGGATCTGCGGCACCTGAAGAAGACGGCGGGCATCGAGGTGGAGGACGTGGCCAAGCGGTTGATGGACTACGGCTTCCACGCGCCGACGGTGTCCTTCCCGGTGGCCGGCACGCTGATGATCGAGCCGACGGAGAGCGAGTCGAAGGCGGAGCTGGATCGCCTGTGCGACGCGCTGATCTCCATCCGTGAGGAGATCCGGGAGATCGAGGACGGCAAGGCGCCGAAGGACAACAACGTGCTGAAGAACGCACCGCACACGGCGCGGGTGATCACGGCGCCGGAGTGGAACCGGCCGTACTCGCGAGAGAAGGCGGCGTTCCCGGCGCAGTGGGTGGTGGATCACAAGTTCTGGCCGGCGGTGGGTCGGCTGAACAACGTGCAGGGAGATCGGAAGCTGGTGTGCTCGTGCCCGCCGATCGAGGACTACATGTCGCCGGAGCCGTCCCGGGCGGCGTGA
- a CDS encoding alpha/beta fold hydrolase, whose product MEHQYADINGIRMHYVTHGAGEPILFLHGFPEYWGVWKKQLEELGKDHLAIAPDMRGYNLSSKPTGVEPYHIEHLVADIRALADHLKIKKFTLVSQDWGALVGWSFVLRHPEYVRRFVTINITHPSLFNRDLRENPAQQQASQYMLLFRSPQAEQAIMADDYAFGRQAMLGAARQLGAQLSAEDEAEMIAAWKQPGAITAGLNYYRAAKIGPPDGQGGQGGSNLLDGLKPQQLEVKFPVLFIHGELDTYLLPSGQKGLEELVRDLTFKRIPDADHWVSLEKPALLSQYIREFMREK is encoded by the coding sequence ATGGAGCACCAGTACGCAGACATCAACGGCATCCGTATGCACTACGTCACGCACGGTGCCGGCGAGCCCATCCTCTTCCTCCACGGCTTCCCCGAGTACTGGGGCGTCTGGAAGAAGCAGCTCGAGGAGCTGGGGAAGGACCACCTGGCCATCGCCCCGGACATGCGTGGCTACAACCTGAGCTCGAAGCCGACCGGGGTCGAGCCGTACCACATCGAGCACCTGGTGGCGGACATCCGCGCGCTGGCGGACCACCTGAAGATCAAGAAGTTCACCCTCGTCTCGCAGGACTGGGGCGCGCTGGTGGGCTGGAGCTTCGTGCTGCGCCACCCCGAGTACGTGCGCCGGTTCGTCACCATCAACATCACGCACCCTTCCCTCTTCAACCGGGACCTGCGCGAGAACCCCGCCCAGCAGCAGGCCAGCCAGTACATGCTGCTCTTCCGCTCGCCCCAGGCCGAGCAGGCCATCATGGCCGATGACTACGCCTTCGGGCGGCAGGCGATGCTCGGGGCGGCCCGGCAGCTCGGCGCCCAGCTCTCCGCCGAGGACGAGGCCGAGATGATCGCCGCCTGGAAGCAGCCGGGCGCCATCACCGCCGGGCTCAACTACTACCGGGCGGCGAAGATCGGTCCGCCGGACGGCCAGGGCGGCCAGGGCGGCAGCAACCTGTTGGACGGGCTGAAGCCGCAGCAGCTCGAGGTGAAGTTCCCCGTGCTCTTCATCCACGGCGAGTTGGACACCTACCTGCTGCCGTCCGGCCAGAAGGGGCTGGAGGAGCTCGTGCGGGATCTCACCTTCAAGCGCATCCCCGATGCGGACCACTGGGTCTCCCTGGAGAAGCCGGCGCTGCTCTCGCAGTACATCCGTGAGTTCATGCGGGAGAAGTAG
- a CDS encoding TonB-dependent receptor yields the protein MLSTHAARLAVIATVASAVPSFAQSPETDSPTLSNTPPSTPVEPAAPPSLLPEPVKPPEAEPVAAPPPPEEPSGMRTTVTAKRPFTAASSSTVRDRDFMLRPRPRPADILQVVPGFYTVQHAGGGKANQYFLRGFDADHGTDVALFVDGVPVNMVSHGHGQGYADLNWIIPELIERVEVRKGPYFAQDGDFATAGAVNLVTRRDFESSQVTLGGGSFSTWRGMFVAAPEVEGWSPVVAGQVYGTNGPFLNPERMERYSLFTKVTRQISDHSTVSLALTSYGSGWNASGQIPLREVSAGRMDRFGTVDDTEGGNSQRHSAYATWRTLTRDDGEVNVMAYAMQYRLNLYSNFTFFSADPVNGDMIEQNDKRTMLGFNASYRFRRKWAGIAFDTTIGTQVRTDNIENGLSQDKARKRLATVVDASILEGSLGVYAQEDIIFTPWLRAVLGLRADSFGFDVDDHLEDMAEPGTKSSGVEQASRVSPKASLVLSPLANTDLYVNFGHGFHSNDARGVVRQPEPVTPLTRARGYELGARTRLFDRLDLAGSVFRLDLDSELVWVGDAGATEARGATRRQGLEAEARLKVLPWLFADADLTLSRATYVQNAGNGDAVALAPTLIVSGGVSARHPAGFYGRLGVLHLGDRPATEDRFLIAEGFTRVDATLGYRGSFYEVNVSVQNALNTQWREAQFANVSRLPSEAGPESCPAGTRPAGEADAFEGCEDLHFTPGAPLNAQASVSFFF from the coding sequence ATGCTGTCCACTCACGCGGCCAGGCTGGCCGTGATCGCCACAGTTGCGTCCGCTGTTCCTTCGTTCGCCCAGTCCCCCGAAACGGACTCCCCCACCCTCTCGAACACGCCCCCCTCCACGCCGGTGGAGCCCGCGGCTCCTCCGAGCCTCCTGCCCGAACCCGTGAAGCCCCCGGAGGCCGAGCCGGTGGCCGCCCCCCCGCCGCCGGAGGAGCCCTCGGGCATGCGGACGACGGTGACGGCCAAGAGGCCCTTCACGGCGGCCTCGTCCTCCACGGTGCGGGACCGGGATTTCATGCTGCGCCCGCGCCCGCGCCCGGCGGACATCCTCCAGGTGGTGCCCGGCTTCTACACCGTGCAGCACGCGGGCGGAGGCAAGGCCAACCAGTACTTCCTGCGCGGCTTCGACGCGGACCACGGCACGGACGTGGCGCTCTTCGTGGACGGCGTGCCCGTCAACATGGTGAGCCACGGGCACGGCCAGGGCTACGCGGACCTCAACTGGATCATCCCCGAGCTCATCGAGCGCGTGGAGGTGCGCAAGGGCCCCTACTTCGCTCAGGACGGTGACTTCGCCACCGCGGGCGCGGTCAACCTGGTGACGCGCCGTGACTTCGAGTCCAGCCAGGTGACGCTGGGCGGTGGCTCGTTCTCCACCTGGCGCGGGATGTTCGTCGCCGCTCCGGAGGTGGAGGGCTGGAGCCCCGTGGTGGCCGGGCAGGTGTACGGCACCAACGGACCCTTCCTCAACCCGGAGAGGATGGAGCGCTACAGCCTCTTCACCAAGGTGACGCGGCAGATCTCCGATCACTCCACGGTGTCACTGGCACTCACCTCGTACGGGAGCGGCTGGAACGCGAGCGGCCAGATTCCCCTGCGCGAGGTGAGCGCCGGCCGGATGGATCGCTTCGGCACGGTGGACGACACCGAGGGCGGCAACTCGCAGCGCCACAGCGCCTACGCCACCTGGCGCACCCTCACCCGCGATGACGGCGAGGTGAACGTCATGGCGTACGCCATGCAGTACCGGCTCAACCTCTACTCCAACTTCACCTTCTTCAGCGCCGACCCGGTGAACGGGGACATGATCGAGCAGAACGACAAGCGCACGATGCTGGGCTTCAACGCCAGCTACCGCTTCCGGCGCAAGTGGGCTGGCATCGCCTTCGACACCACGATCGGTACGCAGGTGCGCACCGACAACATCGAGAACGGCCTGAGCCAGGACAAGGCACGCAAGCGGCTGGCCACCGTGGTGGACGCGAGCATCCTCGAGGGCAGCCTCGGCGTGTACGCGCAGGAGGACATCATCTTCACGCCGTGGCTGAGGGCGGTGCTCGGTCTGCGCGCGGACTCCTTCGGCTTCGACGTGGACGACCACCTGGAGGACATGGCCGAGCCCGGAACGAAGAGCTCGGGAGTGGAGCAGGCCTCGCGCGTCTCGCCCAAGGCGAGCCTCGTGCTCAGCCCGCTCGCCAACACCGACCTGTACGTGAACTTCGGCCATGGCTTCCATTCCAACGACGCACGCGGCGTGGTGCGCCAGCCCGAGCCGGTGACGCCGCTCACGCGGGCCCGGGGCTACGAGCTCGGCGCGCGCACGCGGCTGTTCGACCGCCTGGACCTGGCGGGCTCGGTGTTCCGGCTCGACCTGGACAGCGAGCTCGTCTGGGTGGGAGACGCGGGTGCCACCGAGGCGCGCGGCGCCACCCGCCGCCAGGGCCTGGAAGCCGAGGCCCGGTTGAAGGTGCTGCCCTGGCTCTTCGCGGACGCGGACCTCACCCTGTCGCGCGCCACCTATGTGCAGAACGCCGGCAACGGTGACGCGGTCGCGCTCGCGCCCACGCTCATCGTCTCGGGCGGCGTGTCCGCCCGTCACCCGGCCGGCTTCTACGGACGGCTCGGCGTGCTGCACCTGGGCGACCGCCCGGCCACCGAGGACCGCTTCCTCATCGCCGAGGGCTTCACCCGCGTGGACGCGACGCTGGGCTACCGGGGCTCCTTCTACGAGGTGAACGTGAGCGTGCAGAACGCGCTCAACACCCAGTGGCGCGAGGCCCAGTTCGCCAACGTCTCGCGGCTGCCGTCCGAGGCGGGGCCGGAGAGCTGCCCGGCCGGCACGCGGCCCGCGGGCGAGGCGGATGCGTTCGAGGGGTGTGAGGATCTCCACTTCACTCCCGGCGCGCCCCTCAACGCGCAGGCGAGCGTGAGCTTCTTCTTCTAA